One Desulfobulbus oligotrophicus DNA segment encodes these proteins:
- the meaB gene encoding methylmalonyl Co-A mutase-associated GTPase MeaB, giving the protein MHKDPSYYIQGVLDNNRLMLARTITLIESILPLHQDIAKNVINELLPYTGKAVRLGITGVPGAGKSTFIESFGTLLTTLGHRVAVLAIDPSSTRSGGSILGDKTRMEKLAVNDMAFIRPSPSGGSLGGVARKTRESMLICEAAGFDVIIVETVGVGQSETTVASMVDFFLVLQIAGAGDELQGIKKGVLEVADAIVVNKADGDNIMRAKLAKRQYETALHLVKPSSPNWSPPVMTCSALEETGLTEVWNTIISHKKIMTASGELDKKRQEQAMSWMWFLVNEGLELWFYQHSEIQKLLPDIKRRVEEGSMAPTRAADDLVAILGKDLLL; this is encoded by the coding sequence ATGCATAAAGATCCCAGTTACTACATCCAAGGTGTCCTCGACAACAACCGCCTCATGCTGGCTCGAACCATTACCCTCATTGAAAGTATTTTGCCCCTGCATCAGGACATTGCCAAAAATGTCATCAATGAACTGCTGCCCTATACAGGCAAAGCAGTTCGTCTTGGCATCACCGGTGTCCCCGGGGCTGGTAAAAGTACTTTTATTGAAAGTTTTGGCACCCTGTTGACCACTCTGGGACACCGAGTTGCGGTTCTGGCCATTGATCCAAGCAGCACGCGTAGCGGTGGTTCCATTCTCGGTGACAAGACGCGAATGGAAAAACTTGCAGTCAATGACATGGCGTTTATTCGTCCGTCTCCTTCCGGAGGCAGCCTCGGCGGTGTTGCCAGGAAAACCAGAGAGTCCATGCTCATCTGCGAGGCTGCGGGTTTTGACGTCATAATCGTCGAAACCGTTGGCGTTGGCCAATCTGAAACCACGGTTGCCTCAATGGTCGATTTTTTTCTTGTTTTACAAATCGCCGGAGCCGGTGATGAGTTGCAGGGAATAAAAAAAGGCGTTCTGGAAGTGGCAGATGCCATTGTGGTCAATAAGGCTGACGGCGACAATATCATGCGCGCTAAGCTGGCCAAACGGCAATATGAAACTGCGTTACACCTTGTTAAGCCATCATCACCGAACTGGTCTCCACCAGTTATGACATGCAGTGCTCTTGAGGAAACCGGGCTCACAGAAGTCTGGAATACCATCATCAGCCATAAAAAAATCATGACCGCCTCCGGTGAACTGGATAAAAAAAGACAGGAGCAGGCCATGTCATGGATGTGGTTTCTTGTTAATGAGGGCCTGGAACTCTGGTTTTACCAGCATTCTGAAATTCAGAAACTGTTACCTGACATCAAACGCCGCGTTGAAGAAGGCAGTATGGCTCCGACCCGAGCTGCTGATGATCTGGTGGCCATATTGGGCAAGGATCTTCTCTTGTAA
- the dnaX gene encoding DNA polymerase III subunit gamma/tau, with protein MSYLVLARKSRPQTFAEIVGQKPIVRTLQNALSQNRVPHALIFSGIRGTGKTTLARIMAKALNCEQGPATEPCNTCRSCREITGGASIDLQEVDGASNRGIQEIRELKEKIRFLPTHSRFKIILIDEVHMLTAEAFNALLKTLEEPPNHVYFMFATTELHKVPVTILSRCQRYELKRLDHHELTTHFSRLAASEGFEIEPEAVDMIVRESGGSVRDGLSLLDQIFSYSGRQIQAQDVVEMLGLVSHQLVSKLGTALLQGDLAAVYRQLDTLYQHGSDLRRFVNDLLTWLRSVIVCKVSPNPGQLLEATDNELIELTKTADSYSLPTLTALFDLLLENLENITRSQQPRLALELAFIRAVQFHDVVPVSELMAQFDRIAADMLPGQPAPLLSADPQVHKTTPATGTAQQVPVAEDASVSPKVPENIETRKIVAPASSAAIDHTVQDAGSTEETQAPPVDRQASLPLTSTFHTDEAPADTDISTQSLPATPATEATNPPTPSAERKRIRQHWGAFVKYVHSRQPWIAAALQVADAVDQQGEVLTIHFTDSIDCTLLKQPKIIEALTASVLDFFQENLRIQFEVPGSTACALDPNSHLAPLQERRALANDPLVLTALDVFTGQVEEIRVGKRYLKTTTPVDQTDTEHEPDNDD; from the coding sequence GTGTCTTATCTCGTCCTTGCCAGAAAATCCCGTCCACAGACTTTTGCCGAAATTGTTGGCCAAAAACCTATTGTCCGTACCCTACAGAACGCTCTCTCGCAAAACCGGGTCCCTCATGCCCTGATTTTCAGCGGCATTCGGGGTACCGGCAAGACCACACTTGCCAGGATAATGGCAAAGGCCCTCAACTGTGAGCAGGGACCGGCAACTGAACCCTGTAACACCTGCAGATCCTGTCGTGAAATCACCGGCGGAGCCAGCATCGATCTTCAGGAAGTAGATGGCGCCTCCAATCGTGGTATTCAAGAAATACGCGAATTGAAGGAAAAAATACGCTTCCTGCCGACACACTCACGCTTTAAAATTATCCTGATCGATGAAGTGCACATGCTGACAGCTGAAGCCTTCAACGCTCTGCTCAAAACCCTGGAAGAGCCTCCGAACCATGTGTACTTCATGTTTGCCACCACTGAGTTGCACAAGGTTCCGGTAACTATTCTTTCCCGCTGCCAGCGGTACGAACTCAAACGACTCGACCACCACGAACTGACCACTCATTTCAGCCGGTTAGCAGCATCAGAGGGTTTTGAAATAGAGCCTGAAGCTGTTGATATGATCGTCCGGGAGTCCGGCGGCAGTGTTCGGGACGGCCTCAGCCTGCTGGATCAGATCTTCTCCTACAGTGGACGACAGATACAGGCACAGGATGTCGTTGAAATGCTGGGGCTGGTCAGCCACCAACTCGTCTCAAAGCTTGGTACTGCCCTGCTCCAGGGTGATCTGGCCGCTGTGTACAGACAACTTGACACACTCTATCAGCATGGATCCGACCTGCGGCGATTTGTCAACGATCTGCTCACCTGGCTCCGCTCTGTAATTGTGTGCAAAGTCAGCCCAAACCCTGGCCAACTCCTTGAGGCAACGGATAACGAGCTGATCGAACTCACGAAAACAGCAGACAGTTACTCTTTACCGACACTCACCGCCCTGTTCGACCTGCTCCTGGAAAATCTCGAAAACATCACCCGGTCCCAACAACCTCGACTGGCACTGGAGCTGGCTTTTATTCGTGCGGTACAGTTTCACGATGTTGTACCGGTCAGTGAACTCATGGCTCAGTTTGACCGGATAGCAGCTGACATGTTACCAGGTCAACCGGCTCCCCTTCTCTCTGCCGATCCACAGGTGCATAAAACAACACCCGCAACCGGTACAGCGCAACAGGTACCGGTTGCCGAGGATGCTTCAGTTTCACCAAAGGTGCCCGAAAATATAGAAACCCGCAAAATCGTTGCTCCGGCCTCTTCTGCTGCAATTGATCACACCGTACAGGATGCAGGTTCAACAGAAGAGACACAGGCACCACCTGTCGACCGGCAAGCTTCCCTGCCTCTAACTTCCACGTTTCACACAGATGAGGCTCCAGCAGATACAGACATCTCCACACAGTCACTCCCTGCAACACCTGCTACAGAGGCAACAAACCCGCCAACTCCTTCAGCAGAAAGGAAACGGATTCGCCAACATTGGGGTGCTTTTGTCAAATATGTACACAGCCGGCAGCCATGGATAGCAGCAGCCTTGCAGGTGGCGGATGCAGTCGATCAGCAGGGCGAAGTTCTCACCATTCACTTTACCGACAGCATCGACTGCACCCTCTTAAAACAACCCAAAATCATTGAAGCACTCACCGCATCCGTCCTTGATTTTTTCCAGGAAAATCTCCGGATCCAGTTTGAAGTTCCAGGTTCAACCGCCTGTGCACTTGATCCGAACAGTCATCTGGCTCCCCTGC
- the mce gene encoding methylmalonyl-CoA epimerase codes for MKILKIDHLGIAVKSLEEGSKFWSDVLGLKLHGTETVEEQKVTTAFFPVGESEVELLVSTSPDGPVAKFIEKNGGRGGFQHVAFQVENIEEALAELKEKGVALIDETPRIGAGNCKIAFIHPKATGGVLVELSQRM; via the coding sequence ATGAAGATTCTAAAAATTGACCATCTCGGCATCGCAGTCAAAAGTTTGGAAGAAGGCAGTAAATTCTGGTCTGACGTTCTTGGCTTGAAACTGCATGGGACGGAAACCGTTGAGGAGCAAAAAGTGACCACTGCCTTTTTCCCTGTTGGTGAGAGTGAGGTGGAGCTGCTGGTTTCCACCTCCCCCGATGGTCCTGTCGCTAAATTCATTGAGAAAAACGGAGGCAGGGGCGGATTTCAGCATGTTGCTTTTCAAGTGGAGAATATCGAAGAAGCTCTTGCTGAATTAAAAGAAAAAGGCGTTGCCCTCATTGACGAGACCCCGCGTATTGGTGCAGGCAACTGTAAAATCGCCTTTATCCACCCCAAGGCGACCGGTGGGGTCCTTGTAGAACTGTCACAGCGCATGTAA
- the scpA gene encoding methylmalonyl-CoA mutase — protein sequence MATSYDQWIELATKQMKGKGPESLNWKSPEGITIKPMYHAEDTKDLESFSMFPGMAPYTRGPMATMYAGRPWTIRQYAGFSTAKASNEFYRKNLAAGQKGLSVAFSLSTHRGYDSDNPRVSGDIGKAGVAIDSIEDMKILFDGIPLDQMSVSMTMNGAVIPILAMWIGAAEEQGVKQEELNGTIQNDILKEYLTRNTYIYPPEPSMRIVSDIMAYSSKNMPRYNTISISGYHIMEAGADSVLQCAFTLADGVEYVRAALASGMDVDTFAPRLSFFFGVGMNFFMEIAMLRAARFLWYKLMQQFNPKKPQSSMLRTHVQTSGWSLTEQDPYNNIIRTTIEAMSAALGGTQSLHTNSFDEAVCLPTEFSARIARNTQIIIQEESQICRVADPLGGSYYVEWLTNQIVEGAEKIINEIEEMGGMAKAIATGMPKMRIEESAARRQARIDQGKDVIVGVNKYRLKDEKLDFEILEVPDSVRLEQIDRINHIKKTRDNAKTQACLEAVTKAAAGKDNLLEAAIAAAKARATVGEISDAMEKVFGRFVATTQCVSGAYSSEYSEAGSDSAQVIDTMRKRTDDFMAKTGRRPRILVTKMGQDGHDRGIKVVASSYADLGFDVDISPMFQTPEEAAKMAIENDVHIVGASSLAAGHKTLVPELIGELKKNGAEEIMVVAGGVIPPSDYQFLYDAGCKGIYGPGTPITESAGKVMDMLEEKYCK from the coding sequence ATGGCAACATCATATGATCAATGGATTGAACTGGCCACCAAGCAGATGAAGGGCAAAGGCCCGGAATCCTTGAACTGGAAATCCCCGGAAGGAATCACTATCAAGCCCATGTACCATGCAGAGGACACAAAGGATCTTGAATCCTTCAGCATGTTCCCGGGCATGGCTCCTTATACCCGGGGACCGATGGCCACCATGTATGCCGGTCGTCCATGGACCATTCGTCAGTATGCAGGTTTTTCCACAGCCAAAGCTTCAAATGAATTCTACCGTAAAAACCTGGCTGCCGGACAAAAAGGCCTCTCCGTTGCCTTCAGCCTCTCCACCCATCGCGGTTATGACTCCGACAACCCCCGTGTTTCCGGTGACATCGGTAAAGCAGGTGTTGCCATCGATTCCATTGAGGATATGAAGATCCTTTTTGATGGAATCCCGCTGGATCAGATGTCCGTTTCCATGACCATGAACGGTGCTGTTATTCCGATTCTGGCCATGTGGATTGGGGCGGCAGAAGAACAGGGCGTGAAACAGGAAGAGCTCAACGGTACCATTCAAAACGACATCCTCAAAGAGTATCTCACCCGGAACACCTACATCTATCCGCCGGAGCCCTCCATGCGGATCGTTTCCGACATCATGGCATACAGTTCCAAGAATATGCCGAGATACAACACCATTTCCATCAGTGGTTATCACATAATGGAAGCCGGTGCAGACTCTGTTCTGCAGTGCGCCTTTACTTTAGCCGACGGTGTTGAGTATGTACGTGCCGCCTTGGCGTCCGGCATGGATGTCGATACCTTTGCCCCGCGCCTGTCCTTCTTCTTCGGCGTTGGCATGAACTTCTTCATGGAAATTGCCATGCTGCGTGCAGCCCGATTCCTCTGGTACAAGCTGATGCAGCAGTTCAACCCGAAAAAACCACAATCCTCCATGCTGCGGACTCACGTACAGACCTCCGGCTGGTCTCTTACCGAGCAGGATCCGTACAACAACATCATTCGCACCACCATCGAGGCCATGTCTGCTGCCCTTGGCGGCACTCAATCCCTGCACACCAACTCCTTTGATGAAGCTGTTTGTCTGCCCACCGAATTTTCGGCGCGTATTGCCCGTAACACGCAGATCATTATCCAGGAAGAGTCACAGATCTGCCGTGTAGCCGATCCGCTGGGCGGTTCCTACTATGTTGAATGGCTGACCAACCAGATCGTTGAAGGCGCTGAAAAAATCATCAACGAGATCGAAGAGATGGGCGGTATGGCAAAGGCTATTGCCACCGGAATGCCGAAAATGCGCATTGAGGAATCCGCTGCCCGGCGCCAGGCTCGTATCGACCAGGGTAAAGACGTAATCGTTGGTGTCAACAAGTATCGCCTCAAAGATGAGAAGCTCGATTTCGAAATTCTCGAGGTACCGGATTCTGTTCGACTTGAGCAGATCGATCGCATCAATCATATCAAAAAGACCCGTGACAATGCCAAGACACAAGCCTGTCTTGAAGCTGTCACCAAAGCTGCCGCCGGTAAAGACAACCTTCTCGAAGCAGCCATCGCTGCTGCTAAAGCCAGAGCAACTGTTGGAGAAATTTCTGACGCTATGGAAAAAGTATTCGGTCGTTTCGTCGCCACAACTCAGTGTGTATCCGGCGCTTACTCTTCTGAGTATAGCGAGGCCGGCAGTGATTCTGCCCAAGTAATCGATACAATGCGCAAGCGCACTGACGATTTCATGGCAAAAACCGGTCGCCGCCCACGTATTCTCGTTACTAAAATGGGACAGGACGGACATGACCGCGGTATCAAAGTTGTTGCTTCGTCGTACGCTGATCTCGGTTTTGACGTTGATATCAGCCCGATGTTCCAGACTCCGGAAGAGGCTGCTAAAATGGCCATTGAAAACGATGTCCATATTGTCGGAGCCTCTTCACTGGCCGCCGGTCACAAGACTTTGGTTCCTGAACTCATTGGAGAGCTTAAAAAGAATGGCGCTGAAGAGATCATGGTGGTTGCCGGTGGTGTCATCCCGCCAAGCGATTACCAGTTCCTCTATGATGCCGGCTGCAAGGGCATCTACGGCCCAGGCACTCCAATTACCGAATCCGCTGGTAAAGTCATGGATATGCTTGAGGAAAAATACTGTAAGTAG